One part of the Streptomyces lydicus genome encodes these proteins:
- a CDS encoding diacylglycerol/lipid kinase family protein yields MRALLVVNPAATTTSARTREVLTHALASDLKLEVAETRYRGHARDLARQATEGGETELVVALGGDGTVNEVVNGLLANGPDPESHPRLAVVPGGSTNVFARALGLPNDVVEATGALLDALRDGSERTIGLGLAAGTPGTEDEGVPERWFTFCAGFGFDAGVVGRVEQQRERGKRSTHALYMRQVVRQFLGEANRRQGVLTLERPGGEDGAAERVENLALAIICNTAPWSYLGNRPIYPSPDASFDTALDLFALSKLSSPAVARYATQLLTSTPERGPHGKHALSLHDLTNFTLHSQVPLPFQMDGDHLGLRTSVTFTGVRRALRVIV; encoded by the coding sequence ATGCGCGCACTTCTCGTGGTCAATCCCGCCGCCACCACCACCAGTGCCCGCACCCGTGAAGTGCTCACCCACGCCCTCGCCAGCGACCTCAAGCTGGAGGTGGCCGAGACGCGGTACCGCGGGCACGCCCGCGATCTGGCCCGGCAGGCCACCGAGGGCGGCGAGACGGAACTGGTCGTGGCACTCGGCGGCGACGGCACGGTCAACGAGGTCGTCAACGGCCTGCTGGCCAACGGACCCGATCCGGAGTCGCACCCACGGCTGGCCGTCGTCCCCGGCGGCTCCACCAATGTCTTCGCCCGCGCCCTGGGGCTGCCCAACGACGTCGTGGAGGCGACCGGCGCCCTGCTGGACGCGCTGCGCGACGGCAGCGAGCGCACCATCGGCCTGGGGCTCGCCGCCGGCACCCCGGGCACCGAGGACGAGGGCGTGCCGGAGCGCTGGTTCACCTTCTGCGCGGGCTTCGGCTTCGACGCCGGCGTCGTCGGCCGGGTCGAGCAGCAGCGGGAACGCGGCAAGCGTTCGACCCATGCCCTGTACATGCGACAGGTCGTACGGCAGTTCCTGGGCGAGGCGAACCGCCGGCAGGGGGTGCTGACCCTCGAACGCCCGGGCGGTGAGGACGGGGCCGCGGAGCGCGTCGAGAACCTCGCGCTGGCCATAATCTGCAACACCGCCCCGTGGTCCTACCTGGGCAATCGGCCGATCTACCCCTCCCCGGACGCCTCGTTCGACACCGCGCTGGATCTGTTCGCACTGAGCAAGCTGTCCTCGCCCGCGGTGGCCCGCTACGCCACCCAGCTGCTGACGTCAACGCCCGAGCGCGGCCCCCACGGCAAGCACGCGCTCTCACTTCACGACCTCACGAACTTCACCTTGCATTCGCAGGTGCCGCTGCCCTTCCAGATGGACGGTGACCACCTGGGGCTGCGTACGAGTGTGACGTTCACAGGCGTTCGCCGTGCACTGCGTGTGATTGTGTGA
- a CDS encoding TetR/AcrR family transcriptional regulator, which produces MATKETKQRGRPRSFDRETALEQAVRSFWEQGYEATSISDLTRAMGIGAPSLYAAFGDKRALFDEVVAEYGRLYGGFISRAVAEEPTARRGVERALREAAAEYTAPGRPRGCLVISAALNISPASAEVAASLREMRRSNLREIASAVRADVAAGELPADTDADALADYVGAVIQGISQQARDGAERTALEAVVELAMRAWPEAAGSRSVAGARPAP; this is translated from the coding sequence ATGGCGACCAAGGAAACGAAGCAGCGCGGCCGGCCCCGGTCCTTCGACCGGGAGACGGCCCTGGAGCAGGCGGTCCGGTCCTTCTGGGAGCAGGGCTACGAGGCCACCTCGATCTCCGACCTGACCCGCGCCATGGGCATCGGCGCGCCCAGCCTCTACGCCGCCTTCGGCGACAAGCGCGCACTGTTCGACGAGGTCGTCGCCGAGTACGGGCGCCTCTACGGCGGCTTCATCTCCCGGGCCGTGGCCGAGGAGCCCACCGCCCGCCGCGGCGTCGAGCGGGCGCTGCGCGAGGCCGCCGCCGAGTACACCGCGCCCGGCCGCCCCCGCGGCTGCCTCGTCATCAGCGCCGCCCTGAACATCTCGCCTGCCTCCGCCGAAGTCGCCGCGTCCCTGCGGGAGATGAGGCGGTCCAACCTCCGGGAGATCGCGAGCGCCGTCCGGGCGGACGTCGCCGCCGGCGAGCTGCCCGCCGACACGGACGCCGACGCGCTGGCCGACTATGTGGGCGCCGTCATCCAGGGCATCTCGCAGCAGGCGCGGGACGGCGCGGAGCGCACGGCGCTGGAGGCGGTAGTCGAGCTGGCGATGAGGGCCTGGCCGGAGGCGGCGGGATCACGGAGCGTGGCGGGCGCCCGCCCGGCCCCGTAA
- a CDS encoding SDR family oxidoreductase, whose amino-acid sequence MGALSGRTALVTGGSRGIGRAISERLGRDGARVGVHYGRDETAAKETVSAIEAAGGEAFALRAELGVPGDAEALWAAFDEQAEGLDILVNNAGINKAVDGTLKGIGELTVADFDHLFAVNTKAPFFVVQQGLSRLRDGGRIINTSTGLTRGAAKPELIAYAMTKGALDVFTSTLAKDLGRRGITVNAVAPGAVDTDMNAGWLRGGSADAARERLRAISPLGRVADATDIGDIVAFLASDDSRWVTGQWIDATGGALL is encoded by the coding sequence ATGGGCGCGCTCAGCGGCAGGACGGCACTGGTGACGGGCGGCAGCAGGGGGATCGGCCGGGCGATCTCGGAACGGCTGGGGCGGGACGGGGCGCGGGTCGGCGTGCACTACGGCCGCGACGAGACCGCGGCCAAGGAGACGGTCTCGGCGATCGAGGCGGCGGGCGGCGAGGCGTTCGCGCTCCGGGCCGAGCTGGGCGTGCCGGGGGACGCCGAGGCGCTGTGGGCGGCGTTCGACGAGCAGGCCGAGGGGCTGGACATCCTGGTCAACAACGCCGGGATCAACAAGGCGGTCGACGGGACGCTCAAGGGCATCGGCGAGCTGACGGTGGCGGACTTCGACCACCTCTTCGCGGTGAACACCAAGGCGCCGTTCTTCGTCGTCCAGCAGGGACTGTCCCGGCTGCGGGACGGCGGACGCATCATCAACACCTCGACGGGGCTGACGCGCGGGGCGGCCAAGCCCGAGCTGATCGCCTACGCCATGACCAAGGGCGCGCTCGACGTGTTCACCTCGACGCTGGCGAAGGATCTGGGCCGGCGCGGCATCACCGTCAACGCGGTGGCGCCCGGCGCGGTCGACACCGACATGAACGCCGGCTGGCTGCGGGGCGGGAGCGCCGACGCGGCGCGGGAGAGGCTCCGGGCGATATCCCCGCTCGGCCGGGTCGCGGACGCCACCGACATCGGCGACATCGTGGCCTTCCTGGCCTCGGACGACAGCCGGTGGGTGACCGGGCAGTGGATCGACGCGACGGGAGGCGCCCTGCTCTGA
- a CDS encoding WhiB family transcriptional regulator, with amino-acid sequence MDWRHRAVCREEDPELFFPIGNTGPALLQIEEAKAVCRRCPVMEQCLQWALESGQDSGVWGGLSEDERRAMKRRAARNRARNASA; translated from the coding sequence ATGGACTGGCGTCACCGCGCCGTTTGCCGCGAGGAAGACCCCGAGCTCTTCTTCCCCATCGGCAACACCGGTCCTGCGCTGCTGCAGATCGAGGAAGCCAAGGCCGTCTGCCGCCGCTGCCCCGTCATGGAGCAGTGCCTGCAGTGGGCGCTCGAGTCCGGCCAGGACTCCGGCGTCTGGGGTGGTCTGAGCGAGGACGAGCGCCGCGCGATGAAGCGCCGTGCAGCTCGCAACCGGGCGCGCAACGCCAGCGCCTGA
- a CDS encoding IS982 family transposase has protein sequence MTTSLDALLAALYVFIDDHVVPCRRIGRPPKLTDAELLCLAVAQVLLGFPSARHWVRFAHARLGHLFRYLPQQSAYNKRLNAAGPLISQVIEALARQVPTWHDDLRLIDSTPLPCAASRETVKRSDLAGHAGYGYCRSHSRFFWGLRLYLVTTAEGMPVTWCLANPKLGEREVMTALLERDHHLIRAGQVVLADKGFASKGFEAFLTERLGVHLVRPDRKDEPVRHGKITRVRQWIEAVFGTLKGQLSLEQHGARTPIGVFARTGQRLLALAACIWHNWTTNAKIKRSLIAYDH, from the coding sequence GTGACTACCAGCCTGGACGCCCTTCTGGCGGCACTGTACGTGTTCATCGACGACCACGTGGTCCCTTGTCGCCGGATTGGGCGACCTCCGAAACTGACAGACGCCGAACTGCTGTGCCTGGCCGTCGCCCAAGTCCTGCTCGGGTTTCCCTCTGCCCGGCACTGGGTCCGCTTCGCCCACGCCAGACTGGGACACCTCTTTCGCTACCTGCCCCAGCAATCCGCCTACAACAAGCGTCTGAACGCGGCCGGACCGCTGATTTCCCAGGTGATCGAAGCACTGGCCCGCCAGGTCCCTACCTGGCACGACGACCTGCGCCTGATCGACTCCACCCCGCTGCCCTGCGCTGCCTCGCGCGAGACCGTCAAACGCTCCGATCTGGCCGGACATGCCGGCTACGGCTACTGCCGCAGCCACTCCCGCTTCTTCTGGGGATTGCGGCTCTACCTGGTCACCACCGCCGAAGGCATGCCCGTCACCTGGTGCCTGGCCAACCCCAAGCTCGGCGAACGGGAAGTGATGACCGCCCTGCTGGAACGCGACCACCACCTCATCCGAGCTGGGCAGGTGGTCCTGGCCGACAAGGGTTTCGCGAGCAAGGGGTTCGAAGCCTTCCTCACCGAGCGACTCGGCGTTCACCTGGTGCGGCCGGACCGCAAGGACGAGCCGGTCCGGCACGGGAAGATCACCCGTGTCCGTCAGTGGATCGAGGCCGTCTTCGGCACCCTCAAAGGCCAGCTCAGCCTCGAACAGCACGGAGCAAGAACCCCGATCGGAGTCTTCGCCCGCACCGGCCAACGACTCCTCGCCCTGGCAGCCTGCATCTGGCACAACTGGACCACCAACGCCAAGATCAAACGATCCCTGATCGCCTACGACCACTAA
- a CDS encoding RNA polymerase sigma factor SigF translates to MASSATIPEQQARPHPMGVDDHGGHSDAAEQAERADHMDHSEQHGQQAQQHDAPAPEEKLPEPQHSQEPQDRSGARAMFYELRKLPEGSAERAELRNTLVRMHLPLVEHLARRFRNRGEPLDDLTQVATIGLIKSVDRFDPERGVEFSTYATPTVVGEIKRHFRDKGWAVRVPRRLQELRLSLTTATAELSQRHGRAPTVHELAEHLAISEEEVLEGLESANAYSTLSLDVPDTDDESPAVADTLGAEDEALEGVEYRESLKPLLEDLPPREKKILLLRFFGNMTQSQIAQEVGISQMHVSRLLARTLAQLRDKLLVEE, encoded by the coding sequence ATGGCGTCCAGTGCGACCATCCCGGAGCAGCAGGCCCGGCCGCATCCGATGGGCGTAGACGACCACGGCGGCCATTCGGACGCGGCGGAGCAGGCAGAGCGGGCGGACCACATGGACCACAGCGAGCAGCACGGGCAGCAGGCGCAGCAGCACGACGCGCCGGCTCCCGAGGAGAAGCTGCCGGAACCACAGCATTCCCAGGAGCCGCAGGACCGCAGCGGCGCCCGGGCGATGTTCTACGAGCTGCGCAAGCTGCCCGAAGGCTCCGCGGAGCGCGCGGAGCTGCGCAACACGCTCGTCCGCATGCACCTCCCGCTCGTCGAGCACCTGGCCCGGCGCTTCCGCAACCGCGGCGAGCCGCTGGACGATCTCACACAGGTCGCCACCATCGGCCTGATCAAGTCGGTGGACCGCTTCGACCCGGAGCGCGGCGTGGAGTTCTCCACGTACGCCACCCCCACCGTCGTCGGCGAGATCAAGCGGCACTTCCGCGACAAGGGCTGGGCGGTCCGCGTCCCGCGCCGCCTCCAGGAGCTGCGGCTGTCGCTGACCACGGCGACCGCCGAACTCTCCCAGCGGCACGGCCGGGCGCCCACGGTCCACGAGCTGGCCGAGCATCTGGCGATCTCCGAGGAAGAGGTCCTGGAGGGCCTGGAATCGGCCAACGCCTACAGCACGCTCTCGCTGGACGTGCCGGACACCGACGACGAGTCCCCCGCCGTCGCCGACACCCTCGGCGCCGAGGACGAGGCGCTGGAGGGCGTCGAGTACCGCGAGTCCCTCAAGCCGCTGCTGGAGGACCTCCCGCCGCGCGAGAAGAAGATCCTGCTGCTGCGCTTCTTCGGCAACATGACCCAGTCGCAGATCGCCCAGGAGGTCGGCATCTCCCAGATGCACGTCTCCCGGCTGCTGGCCCGTACCCTCGCCCAGCTGCGCGACAAGCTGCTCGTCGAGGAGTGA
- the nagB gene encoding glucosamine-6-phosphate deaminase, which yields MEVVIVPDAAAGGELIAEAVATLLRRRPDALLGVATGSTPLPIYQALAAKVRAGAVDASRTRICQLDEYVGLPAGHPESYRSVVLREVVEPLGLDEHAFMGPDGTAEDVQAACEAYDRALREAGGVDLQLLGIGTDGHIGFNEPCSSLASRTRIKTLTRQTREDNARFFDSLDEVPHHVITQGIGTILEARHLVLLATGEGKADAVAHAVEGPVAALVPASALQLHPHATVVVDEAAASKLKLAEYFRATYAAKPDWQGI from the coding sequence GTGGAAGTTGTCATCGTTCCGGACGCCGCGGCAGGCGGCGAGCTGATCGCGGAGGCCGTCGCCACCCTGCTGCGGCGCAGGCCCGACGCGCTGCTCGGTGTGGCCACCGGCTCGACCCCGCTGCCCATCTACCAGGCGCTGGCGGCGAAGGTCCGGGCCGGCGCGGTCGACGCCTCGCGTACCCGCATCTGCCAGCTCGACGAGTACGTCGGGCTGCCGGCCGGGCACCCCGAGTCCTACCGCTCGGTGGTGCTGCGCGAGGTGGTCGAGCCGCTCGGTCTCGACGAACACGCCTTCATGGGCCCCGACGGCACGGCCGAGGACGTCCAGGCCGCCTGCGAGGCGTACGACCGCGCGCTGCGCGAGGCCGGCGGGGTGGACCTCCAGCTGCTCGGCATCGGCACCGACGGACACATCGGCTTCAACGAGCCCTGTTCGTCGCTCGCTTCCCGCACCCGCATCAAGACGCTGACCCGGCAGACCAGGGAGGACAACGCCCGGTTCTTCGACAGCCTCGACGAGGTCCCGCACCACGTCATCACCCAGGGCATCGGCACCATCCTGGAGGCCCGCCACCTGGTGCTGCTGGCCACCGGCGAGGGCAAGGCGGACGCGGTGGCCCATGCCGTCGAGGGCCCGGTCGCCGCACTGGTCCCGGCCTCGGCGCTCCAGCTCCACCCGCACGCCACGGTCGTCGTCGACGAGGCCGCAGCCTCCAAGCTGAAGCTCGCGGAGTACTTCCGCGCCACCTACGCGGCCAAGCCGGACTGGCAGGGCATCTAG
- a CDS encoding anti-sigma factor, with the protein MSQIAGEPGTQDFVEVRLPAAGAYLSVLRTATAGLAARLDFTLDEIEDLRIAVDEACAILLQQAVPGSVLSCVFRLIDDALQVTVSAPTTDGRAPERDTFAWTVLSALAGKVDSTVAEDRTVTISLYKERGAGPGPS; encoded by the coding sequence GTGTCCCAGATCGCAGGCGAGCCCGGGACTCAGGACTTCGTGGAAGTCCGTCTGCCCGCTGCGGGTGCCTACCTGTCCGTGCTGCGTACGGCCACGGCCGGGCTCGCAGCCCGCTTGGACTTCACCCTCGACGAGATCGAGGATCTGCGCATCGCGGTCGACGAGGCGTGCGCGATCCTGCTGCAGCAGGCCGTCCCCGGCAGCGTACTCAGCTGCGTCTTCCGTCTCATCGACGACGCACTGCAGGTGACCGTGTCCGCCCCGACGACCGACGGCCGCGCCCCGGAGCGCGACACCTTCGCCTGGACGGTGCTCTCCGCACTCGCCGGGAAGGTCGATTCCACCGTCGCCGAGGACCGTACGGTCACCATCAGTCTGTACAAGGAGCGCGGCGCCGGTCCCGGACCGTCATGA
- a CDS encoding GNAT family N-acetyltransferase: MIREATPDDVPVIHAMIGELAAYERAPEAAQATEAQLKEALFGAQPAAFALIAEADDAPVGFALWFRHFSTWTGTQGVYLEDLFVRPEARGDGHGKALLAALAEICVTRGYERFEWSVLDWNEPSIGFYRSIGARPMDEWTVFRLTGEELHNLAATSRVNAA, encoded by the coding sequence ATGATCCGTGAAGCGACGCCAGACGACGTCCCCGTCATCCATGCCATGATCGGCGAGCTGGCCGCCTACGAACGTGCCCCGGAGGCGGCGCAGGCCACCGAGGCGCAGCTGAAGGAAGCCCTCTTCGGCGCGCAGCCCGCCGCCTTCGCCCTGATCGCCGAGGCCGATGACGCTCCGGTGGGCTTTGCCCTGTGGTTCCGGCACTTCTCGACGTGGACGGGCACGCAGGGTGTCTACCTGGAGGACCTCTTCGTACGCCCCGAGGCGCGCGGCGACGGCCACGGCAAGGCGCTGCTCGCGGCCCTCGCGGAGATCTGCGTGACCCGCGGATACGAGCGTTTCGAGTGGTCAGTCCTGGATTGGAACGAACCGTCCATCGGCTTTTACCGGTCGATCGGCGCGCGACCCATGGACGAATGGACCGTCTTCCGGCTCACTGGAGAGGAGCTGCACAACCTTGCGGCCACCTCGCGCGTCAACGCTGCGTAA
- a CDS encoding carbohydrate ABC transporter permease, which translates to MKRAAFPTAGRIWPNAVAAVLALGFVFPVYWMFNTAFKPTRDILSEDPVWFPFHGTLEHFATAVNAPNFWTLAGNSVLVTVLAVGLSLVIALCGAFALTRMRFKGRKGILLTFMVAQMAPWEVMVISIYLIVRDADLLNSLVPLTFFYMLMVLPFTLLTLRGYVAAVPKELEESAMVDGCSRRQAFLKVVFPLLAPGLMATSLFGFITAWNEFPLVLVLNKEPATGTLPLWLSQFQTAFGDDWGATMAAASIFAVPILVLFLILQRKAVGGLTSGAVKG; encoded by the coding sequence GTGAAGCGCGCTGCCTTCCCGACCGCCGGCCGCATCTGGCCCAACGCCGTCGCGGCCGTGCTCGCCCTCGGCTTCGTCTTCCCCGTCTACTGGATGTTCAACACGGCCTTCAAGCCGACCCGGGACATCCTCAGCGAAGACCCCGTGTGGTTCCCCTTCCACGGCACCCTCGAACACTTCGCCACGGCCGTGAACGCCCCGAACTTCTGGACCCTCGCCGGGAACTCGGTGCTGGTGACCGTCCTGGCGGTCGGCCTCTCGCTGGTCATCGCGCTCTGCGGGGCGTTCGCCCTCACCCGGATGCGCTTCAAGGGCCGCAAGGGCATCCTGCTGACCTTCATGGTCGCCCAGATGGCGCCCTGGGAGGTGATGGTGATCTCGATCTACCTCATCGTGCGGGACGCGGACCTGCTCAACAGCCTGGTGCCGCTCACCTTCTTCTACATGCTGATGGTGCTGCCCTTCACCCTGCTGACCCTCCGCGGCTACGTCGCCGCGGTGCCCAAGGAACTGGAGGAGTCCGCGATGGTCGACGGCTGCTCACGCCGCCAGGCATTCCTCAAGGTCGTCTTCCCGCTGCTGGCACCCGGCCTGATGGCCACCTCACTCTTCGGCTTCATCACGGCCTGGAACGAGTTCCCGCTGGTGCTGGTCCTCAACAAGGAGCCGGCCACGGGCACCCTGCCGCTGTGGCTCTCGCAGTTCCAGACCGCGTTCGGGGACGACTGGGGCGCCACGATGGCCGCCGCCTCGATCTTCGCCGTCCCGATCCTGGTCCTCTTCCTGATCCTGCAACGCAAGGCGGTCGGCGGGCTCACCTCCGGCGCAGTGAAGGGATGA
- a CDS encoding UBP-type zinc finger domain-containing protein: MSECTHVAELPRAEPAPLSATCQECLAVGSHPVQLRLCLVCGFVGCCDSSPYRHATGHYRETGHPVMRTFEPGYAWRWCFVHEQLV, from the coding sequence ATGAGCGAGTGCACCCACGTTGCCGAACTGCCGCGCGCCGAACCGGCGCCGCTGAGCGCCACCTGCCAGGAGTGCCTGGCGGTCGGCAGCCATCCCGTACAGCTGCGGCTGTGCCTGGTCTGTGGCTTCGTCGGCTGCTGTGACTCCTCGCCGTACCGGCACGCCACCGGGCACTACCGGGAGACCGGCCATCCCGTGATGCGGACGTTCGAGCCGGGGTACGCCTGGCGCTGGTGCTTCGTCCACGAGCAGCTGGTGTGA
- a CDS encoding sensor histidine kinase, with product MNELVRQHTALSDTDLEWLHLLVSEWQLLSDLSFADLVLWVPTLDGTRYVSVAQMRPNTGPTSYQDDMVGHLVPRGRRPMLDSALDEGRIVREGDPEWREEVPVRVESIPVRREGRVLGVIARNTNLLTVRTPSRLELTYLQSASDLAQMIAAGTFPFPGQQVDMDASPRAGDGLIRLDADGVVQYASPNALSAYHRLGLAADLVGHHLGQATAELAPARGPVDEALVKLASGWAPREFEVEGNDGVIQLRAIPLKPKGAHIGSLVLLRDVTELRRRERELITKDATIREIHHRVKNNLQTVAALLRLQSRRMDSEQGRDALNEAVRRVGSIAIVHETLSQNLDERVEFDEIADRVLAMVAEISPGKVTTRRTGRFGILDAEVATPLSMVLTEVLQNALEHAFEQAEHGVVEVGAVRGGSRTEPRLLVTVQDNGRGLPEGFDPHRAGNLGLQIVRTLVEGELGGKFDMVPAPERGTQVVLDVPVRPEKQH from the coding sequence ATGAACGAACTCGTACGCCAGCACACCGCTCTGAGCGACACCGACCTCGAGTGGCTCCACCTGCTGGTCTCGGAGTGGCAGCTGCTCTCCGACCTGTCCTTCGCCGATCTCGTGCTGTGGGTCCCCACCCTCGACGGCACCCGCTACGTCTCCGTCGCCCAGATGCGGCCGAACACCGGCCCCACCTCCTACCAGGACGACATGGTCGGCCACCTCGTTCCCCGGGGCCGCCGGCCGATGCTGGACTCCGCCTTGGATGAGGGCCGCATCGTACGCGAGGGCGACCCGGAGTGGCGAGAGGAAGTTCCGGTACGCGTCGAGTCCATCCCGGTGCGCCGGGAGGGCCGGGTGCTCGGAGTGATCGCCCGCAACACCAATCTGCTGACCGTGCGCACCCCCAGCCGCCTGGAACTCACCTACCTCCAGAGCGCCTCCGACCTCGCCCAGATGATCGCCGCCGGAACGTTTCCCTTCCCCGGCCAGCAGGTCGACATGGACGCCTCACCGCGGGCTGGCGACGGGCTGATCCGGCTCGACGCGGACGGCGTCGTCCAGTACGCCAGCCCCAACGCGCTCTCCGCCTACCACCGGCTGGGCCTCGCCGCCGACCTGGTGGGCCACCACCTGGGTCAGGCCACCGCCGAACTGGCGCCCGCCCGTGGCCCGGTGGACGAGGCGCTGGTCAAACTGGCCAGCGGCTGGGCCCCCAGGGAATTCGAGGTCGAGGGCAATGACGGTGTCATTCAATTGCGCGCCATTCCGCTCAAACCGAAAGGCGCCCACATCGGTTCCCTTGTACTGCTGCGCGATGTGACGGAGTTGCGGCGGCGCGAGCGGGAACTGATCACCAAGGACGCCACCATCCGGGAAATCCACCACAGAGTGAAGAACAATTTGCAGACAGTTGCCGCACTGCTGCGGCTGCAGTCCCGTCGGATGGATTCCGAACAGGGCCGCGACGCCCTCAACGAGGCCGTCCGCAGGGTCGGTTCGATCGCCATCGTGCACGAGACGCTGTCACAGAACCTCGACGAACGCGTCGAGTTCGACGAGATCGCCGACCGGGTGCTGGCGATGGTCGCGGAGATCTCCCCCGGCAAGGTGACCACCCGACGCACCGGACGCTTCGGCATCCTCGACGCCGAGGTGGCCACGCCGCTGTCGATGGTGCTGACCGAGGTGCTGCAGAACGCCCTGGAGCACGCCTTCGAGCAGGCGGAGCACGGTGTGGTCGAGGTCGGCGCGGTGCGCGGCGGGAGCCGTACCGAGCCGCGGCTGCTGGTCACCGTCCAGGACAACGGCCGCGGACTGCCCGAGGGGTTCGACCCGCACCGCGCCGGAAACCTGGGGCTGCAGATCGTGCGGACGCTGGTGGAGGGCGAGTTGGGCGGAAAGTTCGACATGGTGCCCGCGCCCGAGCGCGGCACCCAGGTCGTCCTCGATGTGCCCGTGCGCCCCGAGAAGCAGCACTGA
- a CDS encoding glycoside hydrolase family 3 protein, with protein sequence MTSFVGSAGSARPVRPADTLTRDALAVLQPGFTGTTAPDWLLRRLGEGLVSVGLFGRNIEDPAQLAALTARLRRERPDLLVAVDEEGGDVTRLEVRGGSSFPGNHALGAVDDTALTRAVARELGRRLAACGVNLNWAPSADVNSNPDNPVIGVRSFGADPQLVARHTAAYVEGLQSAGVAACTKHFPGHGDTAVDSHHDLPRITADLATLQERELVPFRAAIAAGTRAVMSAHILLPALDGAHPATLSPAALHGLLRAPVAAGGLGFDGLIVTDGMEMRAIAATYGIERGSVLAVAAGADAICVGGGLADEDTVLRLRDALVRAVRDGELPEQRLADAAARARALARRPGGPGATEGVTPAPDIGLTAARRALRRTPGDGHRYPPLTAPAYVAAFTPLANIAVGDETPWGVGAELARLLPGTETATRTAESAAAAGTAALIGGLLTAAAGRRIVAVVRDLHRHPWMAEALTALLAARPDTAVVEMGIPGAAPRGALHLATHGAARVCGQAAAEALTGRWPGERA encoded by the coding sequence ATGACTTCTTTCGTAGGTTCCGCGGGCTCCGCACGCCCGGTACGCCCCGCCGACACCCTCACCCGCGACGCGCTCGCCGTCCTCCAGCCCGGCTTCACCGGCACCACCGCCCCCGACTGGCTGCTGCGCCGGCTCGGCGAGGGCCTGGTCTCGGTCGGCCTGTTCGGCCGCAACATCGAGGACCCGGCCCAACTCGCCGCGCTGACCGCCCGGTTGCGCCGCGAGCGGCCGGACCTGCTGGTCGCCGTCGACGAGGAGGGCGGCGACGTCACCCGCCTCGAAGTGCGCGGCGGCTCCTCCTTCCCCGGCAACCACGCGCTGGGCGCCGTCGACGACACCGCGCTGACCCGTGCGGTCGCCCGCGAGCTGGGCCGCCGGCTGGCCGCGTGCGGGGTCAACCTCAACTGGGCGCCCTCCGCCGACGTCAACTCCAACCCGGACAACCCGGTCATCGGGGTCCGCTCCTTCGGCGCCGATCCGCAGCTGGTGGCCCGGCACACCGCCGCCTACGTGGAGGGCCTGCAGTCCGCCGGAGTGGCCGCCTGCACCAAGCACTTCCCCGGGCACGGTGACACCGCCGTCGACTCCCATCACGACCTGCCGCGGATCACCGCCGACCTGGCCACCCTCCAGGAGCGCGAACTGGTGCCGTTCCGCGCGGCGATCGCCGCCGGCACCCGGGCCGTGATGAGCGCGCACATCCTGCTGCCCGCCCTCGACGGCGCGCACCCGGCCACCCTCAGCCCGGCCGCGCTGCACGGCCTGCTGCGCGCCCCGGTCGCCGCGGGCGGCCTCGGCTTCGACGGGCTGATCGTCACCGACGGGATGGAGATGCGGGCCATCGCCGCCACCTACGGCATCGAGCGCGGCAGCGTCCTCGCCGTCGCGGCCGGCGCCGACGCGATCTGTGTGGGCGGCGGACTGGCCGACGAGGACACCGTGCTGCGGCTGCGCGACGCCCTGGTGCGCGCGGTGCGCGACGGCGAACTGCCGGAGCAGCGGCTCGCCGACGCCGCCGCACGGGCGCGGGCGCTGGCCCGCCGGCCCGGGGGCCCGGGCGCGACCGAGGGGGTCACGCCCGCACCGGACATCGGTCTGACCGCGGCCCGCCGCGCGCTGCGCCGCACGCCGGGCGACGGCCACCGCTACCCGCCGCTCACCGCCCCCGCGTACGTCGCGGCCTTCACCCCGCTCGCCAACATCGCGGTGGGGGACGAGACCCCGTGGGGCGTCGGCGCCGAACTGGCCCGCCTCCTGCCCGGCACCGAAACCGCCACCCGCACCGCGGAGTCGGCCGCCGCGGCCGGGACCGCCGCACTGATCGGCGGCCTGCTCACCGCGGCCGCCGGCCGCCGCATCGTCGCCGTCGTACGCGACCTGCACCGCCATCCCTGGATGGCCGAGGCGCTCACCGCGCTCCTCGCCGCCCGCCCCGACACCGCGGTCGTCGAGATGGGCATTCCCGGGGCCGCGCCCCGCGGCGCCCTCCACCTCGCCACCCACGGCGCCGCCCGCGTCTGCGGCCAGGCAGCCGCCGAGGCCCTCACGGGCCGGTGGCCGGGGGAGCGGGCCTGA